From a single Ursus arctos isolate Adak ecotype North America unplaced genomic scaffold, UrsArc2.0 scaffold_34, whole genome shotgun sequence genomic region:
- the PRKAB1 gene encoding 5'-AMP-activated protein kinase subunit beta-1, with the protein MGNTSSERAALERQGGHKTPRRDSSGGAKDGDRPKILMDSPEDADLFHSEEIKAPEKEEFLAWQHDLEVNDKAPAQARPTVFRWTGGGKEVYLSGSFNNWSKLPLTRSHNNFVAILDLPEGEHQYKFFVDGQWTHDPSEPVVTSQLGTVNNIIQVKKTDFEVFDALMVDSQKCSDVSELSSSPPGPYHQEPYVSKPEERFKAPPILPPHLLQVILNKDTGISCDPALLPEPNHVMLNHLYALSIKDGVMVLSATHRYKKKYVTTLLYKPI; encoded by the exons ATGGGCAACACGAGCAGCGAGCGGGCCGCGCTGGAACGGCAGGGCGGCCACAAGACGCCGCGAAGGGACAGCTCGGGGGGCGCCAAGGATGGGGACAGGCCCAAGATCCTGATGGACAGCCCCGAGGACGCCGACCTCTTCCACTCCGAGGAAATcaag GCTCCAGAGAAGGAAGAATTCCTGGCTTGGCAGCATGATCTGGAAGTGAATGATAAAGCCCCTGCCCAGGCTCGGCCAACAGTGTTTCGATGGACGGGGGGTGGAAAGGAAGTTTACTTATCTGGGTCCTTCAACAACTGGAGTAAACTTCCCCTCACGAGAAG CCACAATAACTTTGTAGCCATCCTGGACCTGCCCGAAGGAGAGCATCAGTACAAGTTCTTTGTGGATGGTCAGTGGACGCATGACCCTTCCGAG CCAGTAGTAACCAGCCAGCTTGGCACAGTTAACAACATCATTCAAGTGAAGAAAACTGACTTTGAAGTATTTGATGCTTTAATGGTGGATTCCCAAAAGTGCTCCGATGTGTCTG AGCTATCCAGCTCCCCACCGGGACCCTACCATCAGGAGCCGTATGTCTCAAAGCCAGAAGAACGGTTTAAAGCCCCCCCCATTCTCCCTCCACATCTGCTCCAGGTCATCCTGAACAAGGACACGGGGATTTCT TGTGATCCAGCTTTGCTCCCTGAGCCCAACCACGTCATGTTGAACCACCTTTACGCGCTCTCCATCAAG GATGGAGTGATGGTGCTCAGCGCGACCCACCGATACAAGAAAAAGTATGTCACCACCTTGTTATACAAGCCCATATGA